Proteins from a single region of Chloroherpeton thalassium ATCC 35110:
- a CDS encoding NADH-quinone oxidoreductase subunit NuoE family protein — translation MASQSNGEHAHAAHGDSLQMPEGTQRFETFPAENPAEIVFDDADLQQIEAYKSRYPKKEAAVMRTLWLAQTKFGWLSEDALKLVAKTLEMPPADVFGVASFYTMYFKKPKGKTHLAVCTNISCSLCGGYEIYNYLKEKFGLENGDVTADGKLSLEEAECLGSCGTAPAMQVNNGEYVENLTVEKLEAFLKEKGIL, via the coding sequence ATGGCAAGTCAATCAAACGGAGAACACGCGCATGCTGCGCATGGTGATAGCCTTCAAATGCCTGAAGGCACTCAGCGCTTTGAAACCTTTCCCGCAGAAAATCCGGCAGAAATCGTTTTTGATGACGCCGACCTTCAGCAAATAGAAGCATACAAAAGTCGCTATCCCAAAAAAGAAGCCGCTGTGATGCGAACGCTTTGGCTGGCGCAAACGAAATTCGGCTGGCTTTCGGAGGATGCGCTAAAGCTTGTAGCAAAAACGCTCGAGATGCCACCAGCGGATGTTTTCGGCGTCGCGTCGTTCTACACAATGTATTTCAAAAAACCCAAAGGCAAAACGCACCTCGCGGTTTGCACCAACATCAGTTGCTCGCTTTGCGGCGGCTATGAGATTTACAACTACCTGAAAGAAAAGTTCGGCCTGGAAAATGGCGACGTCACCGCTGATGGAAAACTTTCGCTCGAGGAAGCCGAGTGCTTGGGAAGCTGCGGAACCGCGCCCGCGATGCAAGTTAATAACGGCGAATATGTGGAAAACCTAACGGTTGAAAAATTAGAAGCTTTTTTGAAAGAAAAAGGAATTTTGTAG
- a CDS encoding YgiT-type zinc finger protein yields the protein MICENGTAKPCFAAFTLERGNAIVVFKNVPAPVCENCGDFFCPQKSQKS from the coding sequence GTGATTTGTGAAAATGGAACAGCGAAACCGTGCTTTGCCGCTTTTACGCTTGAACGTGGAAACGCAATTGTGGTTTTTAAAAATGTTCCTGCGCCGGTTTGCGAAAACTGTGGCGATTTTTTCTGTCCTCAGAAAAGCCAAAAGTCTTGA
- the nuoD gene encoding NADH dehydrogenase (quinone) subunit D produces MARQKIYALLEDRDATLTFEEDDPLEQTMVLNMGPQHPATHGVLRVVLKLDGERVVHAVPELGYLHRAMEKLAENKSYHEFMPYTDRLDYMSPYSNNTALCLAVEKLAEIEVPERATYIRTIACELARISSHLLSIGALVMDTGALSVFLWTFQEREKIYDIFDLLTGARFTISHCRVGGIASDLSKECAELIIRWLKQFKPKIQEWRKLLDRNRIFIERLEGVGVISKEDAIAIGLSGPNLRASGVHYDIRRDEPYLAYNDLDFEIPTFENGDSYARYQMRMLEMEESVKIIEQALRKLPKGEVRNEDAKKTFPWKDEIYHSMESLIHDFMMTDSGIQMPKGEIYHAIEAPKGELGFYIQSRGEGVPWRLKIRSPSFCNLQALPKLVEGGMIADVVIIIGSLDPVMGEADK; encoded by the coding sequence ATGGCTCGACAGAAAATTTATGCCCTGCTGGAAGATAGAGACGCAACCCTAACGTTCGAAGAAGACGACCCGCTTGAACAAACCATGGTGCTCAACATGGGGCCGCAGCATCCGGCTACGCACGGCGTGCTTCGCGTGGTCTTGAAACTGGACGGCGAGCGCGTGGTTCATGCTGTGCCGGAGCTTGGCTATTTGCACCGCGCGATGGAAAAATTGGCCGAAAACAAATCGTATCACGAGTTCATGCCCTACACCGACCGCTTGGATTACATGTCGCCGTACTCGAACAACACGGCGCTTTGTCTTGCGGTTGAAAAACTCGCCGAAATTGAAGTGCCTGAACGCGCGACCTACATCCGCACAATCGCTTGCGAACTGGCGCGAATTTCCTCGCATTTGCTCTCTATCGGCGCGCTTGTGATGGACACCGGCGCACTCAGCGTGTTCCTTTGGACATTTCAAGAGCGGGAAAAAATTTATGATATTTTTGACCTTTTGACCGGTGCGAGATTTACGATTTCTCATTGCCGGGTCGGCGGTATCGCGTCCGACCTATCAAAAGAGTGTGCGGAGCTTATCATCCGTTGGCTCAAGCAATTCAAGCCGAAAATTCAGGAATGGCGCAAGTTGCTCGATCGGAATCGGATTTTCATCGAGCGTTTGGAAGGCGTCGGTGTAATTTCGAAGGAAGATGCCATCGCAATTGGTCTTTCCGGTCCAAACCTTCGTGCAAGTGGCGTCCATTACGACATTCGCCGCGATGAGCCTTATTTGGCCTACAACGATTTGGATTTTGAAATTCCTACTTTCGAAAACGGCGACTCTTACGCCCGCTACCAAATGCGAATGCTGGAAATGGAAGAGAGCGTAAAAATCATTGAGCAAGCCTTGCGAAAACTCCCGAAAGGCGAAGTGCGAAACGAAGATGCGAAGAAAACTTTCCCGTGGAAAGATGAAATTTACCATTCGATGGAGTCGCTCATTCACGATTTTATGATGACCGATTCGGGAATTCAAATGCCGAAAGGGGAAATTTATCACGCCATTGAAGCGCCGAAGGGCGAACTTGGATTTTACATTCAATCGCGCGGTGAAGGCGTGCCTTGGCGACTGAAGATCCGCAGTCCGTCGTTTTGCAATCTGCAAGCCTTGCCGAAGTTGGTAGAAGGCGGCATGATTGCGGATGTCGTCATCATCATCGGCTCACTCGATCCGGTGATGGGCGAGGCAGATAAGTGA
- a CDS encoding NADH-quinone oxidoreductase subunit C yields MLNKVSIALQSAFPKALLETTKFRNELTFRVKKENIREISQFLKEELGFNLCVDICGADRFNEEPRFEVIYNLMNLEHNTRIRLKVWLEEAKPHLPSVISVWPAADWYERETYDMFGIVFVNHPDMRRIYMPEDFEYFPMRKEFPLVGVPGSIPLPEFDERAQNLDAGKRYNQGQRI; encoded by the coding sequence ATGTTGAACAAAGTTTCCATTGCTCTCCAATCGGCTTTTCCCAAAGCACTGCTTGAAACCACTAAGTTTAGAAACGAGCTGACTTTTCGCGTCAAAAAAGAAAACATTCGGGAGATTTCGCAGTTTTTGAAAGAAGAGCTGGGCTTTAACCTTTGCGTGGATATTTGTGGCGCAGACCGCTTTAACGAAGAGCCGCGATTTGAGGTTATCTACAACCTGATGAATTTGGAGCACAACACACGGATTCGTTTGAAAGTTTGGCTTGAAGAGGCCAAGCCGCACTTGCCGAGCGTGATTTCCGTTTGGCCGGCAGCGGACTGGTACGAGCGCGAAACTTATGACATGTTCGGAATCGTGTTCGTCAATCATCCCGACATGCGCCGAATCTACATGCCAGAAGATTTTGAATATTTCCCCATGCGAAAAGAGTTTCCGTTGGTCGGCGTTCCCGGCAGCATTCCCCTGCCCGAATTTGACGAAAGGGCGCAAAATCTTGACGCCGGAAAACGTTACAATCAAGGCCAGCGAATTTAA
- a CDS encoding NADH-quinone oxidoreductase subunit B: MSGQQGMGDGFLTTTLDAITNWGRANSIWPMPMGLSCCAIEMMAMAGPRYDIARFGAEVFRFSPRQSDLMIVAGTVTYKMATVVKKIWDQMPEPKWCIAMGACSSSGGMFRSYPVVQGIDQFLPVDVYVPGCPPRPDAVIHAVMEIQEKIKRQKDSFQDSFLAEDDAPQVRQPESPKEKEKLTVSE, from the coding sequence ATGTCAGGCCAACAAGGAATGGGAGACGGTTTCCTAACAACCACACTCGACGCGATTACAAACTGGGGACGCGCCAACTCCATTTGGCCAATGCCCATGGGCTTAAGCTGCTGCGCGATTGAAATGATGGCGATGGCCGGGCCACGCTACGACATTGCCCGCTTCGGCGCCGAGGTTTTTCGATTTTCGCCGCGCCAATCCGACTTGATGATTGTCGCCGGAACGGTCACTTACAAAATGGCCACCGTGGTAAAGAAAATTTGGGATCAAATGCCCGAGCCAAAATGGTGCATCGCGATGGGCGCGTGCAGTTCGTCGGGCGGAATGTTTCGTTCGTATCCGGTGGTGCAAGGCATTGATCAGTTTCTACCGGTGGATGTGTATGTGCCGGGTTGCCCGCCGCGCCCCGATGCCGTTATTCATGCCGTGATGGAAATTCAGGAAAAAATTAAACGGCAAAAAGATTCGTTCCAAGATTCTTTCCTTGCAGAAGACGACGCGCCACAAGTTAGGCAGCCAGAATCGCCTAAGGAAAAAGAAAAACTAACGGTTTCCGAATAA
- a CDS encoding class I SAM-dependent methyltransferase has translation MMEEVSCPISHSQEYERLFQVSDRFDLQNGAVWQVKKSKRSGLVLLSPRPSLDEIAAYYESADYDPFVSVESQNSFRQKVYTLLRNLISLRSKANAVLAHSGFQSGGTYRVLEIGCATGEFLLELNKQAERMDLKLFGVEVSEKAARFARDYNGLNVFHGDLLSAPYEESFDLIAMWHSLEHIHQINETLGKIKSLLQPDGVLMVAMPNVESTDAKFYRENWVAFDAPRHLYHFSPRTFGELLKKHHLEVFDMHGLMLDSLYNAFLSESLIAATKGKGAMKFLYFLRAGFIGIKAAIDSVHPGLASSVVYYIRHSNH, from the coding sequence ATGATGGAAGAAGTCTCTTGCCCAATTAGTCATTCACAAGAATATGAACGCCTTTTTCAGGTTTCGGATAGATTTGATCTGCAAAACGGCGCAGTTTGGCAGGTAAAAAAATCCAAACGCTCGGGCTTGGTGTTGCTTTCGCCGCGCCCAAGCTTAGACGAAATCGCGGCGTATTACGAATCTGCGGATTACGATCCATTCGTTTCGGTTGAGTCGCAAAACAGCTTTCGCCAAAAAGTTTATACGCTGCTTCGCAATTTGATTTCTTTGCGCTCAAAGGCAAACGCCGTATTGGCGCATTCGGGATTTCAATCTGGCGGAACGTATCGCGTTTTGGAAATCGGCTGCGCAACCGGCGAGTTTTTGCTCGAACTCAACAAACAAGCAGAACGAATGGACTTGAAGCTTTTCGGCGTCGAAGTTTCCGAAAAGGCAGCTCGTTTTGCCCGCGACTACAACGGCCTCAATGTCTTTCACGGCGACTTGCTGAGCGCGCCTTATGAAGAGTCGTTCGATTTAATTGCCATGTGGCATTCGCTCGAACATATTCACCAGATTAATGAGACGCTGGGAAAAATCAAGTCGCTTTTGCAACCCGATGGCGTTTTGATGGTTGCGATGCCAAACGTGGAAAGCACCGACGCGAAATTTTATCGCGAAAATTGGGTTGCGTTCGATGCGCCTCGCCATTTATATCATTTCAGTCCGCGCACATTCGGCGAATTGCTCAAAAAACATCACCTCGAAGTTTTCGACATGCACGGACTTATGCTGGATAGCCTCTACAACGCGTTTCTGAGCGAGTCGCTCATAGCTGCCACAAAAGGAAAAGGCGCTATGAAATTCTTATATTTTTTGCGAGCCGGCTTCATTGGCATAAAAGCAGCAATTGATAGCGTTCATCCAGGACTGGCGTCCAGCGTGGTATATTATATCCGACATAGCAACCACTGA
- a CDS encoding alpha/beta hydrolase family protein, whose translation MKHVLCHLFFIAFLFSAEQIPAREIDPGTAAMSRGLLLTDSLMRTATTAEIQAIFNLRKVDFTAIYSVTAYKLVYLTIDVNGNTTRASGVISLPDTLLHFPLLSYQHGTIMKDSEAISRNGSENFLSLGLASIGNIVIASDYLGLGESAGLHPYVHAKSLASASLDFLKAAKTFLAKKNRAVTDSLFLMGYSEGGYATIALQKEIEEHYSSEYQIVASAPMAGPYDLSGIMKSFMLNGKSHPSPAYVPYVVLAYNEIYGLFHSLREVFIAPYDSLLPTLFDGSKNTIEVNIEIPSAPKALFQDSFIAEIKNNQSHPINQALMKNDIYNWKPISPTTLYHSLEDDNVPYENSVKAYEQFVKNGATSVRLDTLHAGKHTEAAIPIMLKAMKWFKTFQF comes from the coding sequence ATGAAACATGTTCTTTGCCATCTGTTTTTCATCGCATTTCTTTTCTCTGCTGAGCAAATTCCCGCACGCGAAATTGATCCGGGAACAGCGGCTATGTCGAGAGGCCTATTGCTGACCGACTCGCTCATGAGAACCGCGACAACAGCGGAAATTCAAGCGATTTTCAATTTGCGAAAAGTAGATTTTACAGCCATCTACTCGGTGACGGCTTATAAGCTGGTTTATCTGACCATTGACGTAAATGGAAACACCACCCGCGCCAGTGGTGTTATTTCCCTGCCCGACACCTTGCTGCACTTTCCGCTTTTGAGCTACCAGCACGGAACGATTATGAAAGACAGCGAGGCTATTTCACGAAACGGCTCTGAAAATTTCCTCTCGTTAGGGTTAGCCTCCATTGGCAACATCGTCATCGCATCCGATTACCTTGGCTTAGGAGAATCAGCTGGTTTGCATCCGTATGTTCACGCAAAATCGCTGGCCAGCGCATCGCTTGATTTTCTGAAAGCGGCCAAGACATTTTTGGCTAAAAAAAACCGAGCCGTAACGGATTCGCTTTTTTTAATGGGCTACTCCGAAGGCGGTTATGCCACCATTGCGCTTCAGAAGGAAATCGAGGAACATTATTCGTCGGAATATCAAATTGTCGCTTCTGCGCCAATGGCCGGCCCGTATGATCTTTCGGGCATTATGAAATCGTTCATGCTGAATGGAAAATCGCATCCTTCACCGGCCTATGTTCCTTATGTCGTGCTGGCCTACAATGAGATTTACGGCTTGTTCCACTCGCTCCGTGAAGTTTTCATTGCGCCGTACGATTCGCTTTTGCCCACGCTCTTTGACGGCTCAAAAAATACAATTGAGGTTAATATTGAGATTCCCTCTGCGCCGAAAGCCCTTTTTCAAGATTCCTTTATTGCGGAAATCAAAAACAATCAATCGCATCCGATCAACCAGGCGCTCATGAAAAATGACATCTATAATTGGAAGCCTATTTCGCCAACCACGCTTTATCATTCGTTGGAAGATGATAATGTGCCTTATGAAAATAGCGTGAAAGCCTATGAGCAGTTCGTCAAAAATGGCGCAACAAGCGTTCGTTTAGACACGCTTCATGCTGGCAAACACACAGAAGCGGCCATTCCGATTATGTTAAAAGCCATGAAGTGGTTCAAAACTTTTCAGTTTTAA
- a CDS encoding HIT family protein has translation MEKMFSPWRQIYMDSFKDEKPKNKQAGNKSVFADIPEEEDEERLVLYRGKKNFIIMNLYPYNCGHLLIVPYQQTPRLADLDEETRLEVMNLMDIGMKALTKVMRPHGFNMGANFGQVAGGSVDTHIHFHIVPRWEGDTNFMPLLADTKVISNDMKKAYYDLREAILEIVQ, from the coding sequence ATGGAAAAAATGTTTTCGCCCTGGCGGCAGATTTATATGGATTCTTTCAAAGATGAAAAACCCAAAAACAAGCAAGCTGGCAATAAATCCGTTTTTGCTGACATTCCGGAAGAAGAGGACGAAGAGCGCCTTGTTTTATACAGAGGAAAAAAGAATTTTATCATTATGAATCTTTATCCTTACAACTGTGGGCATCTTTTGATTGTGCCATATCAGCAAACCCCGAGACTTGCCGATTTGGACGAAGAAACACGCTTGGAAGTGATGAACCTGATGGATATCGGCATGAAGGCGCTCACAAAGGTTATGCGGCCACATGGATTTAACATGGGCGCGAACTTTGGCCAAGTTGCCGGCGGAAGCGTGGATACTCATATTCATTTTCACATTGTGCCTCGTTGGGAAGGCGACACGAATTTCATGCCGCTTTTGGCCGATACCAAAGTCATTAGCAACGACATGAAAAAAGCTTATTACGATCTGCGTGAGGCCATTTTAGAAATCGTTCAGTAA
- a CDS encoding GIY-YIG nuclease family protein, with amino-acid sequence MKHEIVVLGKEAFSGTYVLSLQVTEALTLAFGRFKKGKAISVPKGDYLYIGSALGEAKRFALARRLFRHACRSNGKKPHAILAPLLTDFKQIGLGTEKQLPAKEKKLFWNIDFLLDEMAVEINSVYAIRSEVRYESILAERFQADSRTWILEKGLGANDSPKHTHVLGFDSRFFQKADFIEKLHACMAHT; translated from the coding sequence ATGAAACACGAAATAGTTGTTCTGGGAAAAGAAGCTTTTTCTGGCACGTATGTGCTTAGCTTGCAAGTCACTGAAGCCTTAACGCTTGCTTTTGGCCGATTTAAAAAAGGCAAAGCGATTTCTGTTCCCAAAGGAGATTATCTCTACATCGGTTCGGCGCTGGGCGAAGCGAAGCGATTTGCACTTGCGCGCCGACTTTTTCGCCATGCCTGCCGTTCAAACGGGAAAAAGCCTCACGCAATTCTCGCCCCACTGCTGACCGATTTCAAGCAAATCGGCTTGGGCACGGAAAAACAGTTGCCGGCAAAAGAGAAAAAGCTCTTTTGGAATATCGATTTCTTGCTCGATGAAATGGCAGTGGAAATCAACAGCGTGTATGCCATTCGTTCCGAAGTTCGCTACGAAAGCATTTTAGCTGAGCGGTTTCAAGCAGATTCTCGCACTTGGATTTTAGAAAAAGGTCTCGGCGCGAATGATTCGCCAAAACACACGCATGTGTTAGGTTTCGATTCCCGTTTTTTTCAGAAAGCTGATTTCATAGAAAAATTACATGCGTGCATGGCTCACACATAA
- a CDS encoding RsbRD N-terminal domain-containing protein has translation MLYNRFIRVIEDHAESLTEQWIKEVRTNPSTPSYAKLSKEDLHDMVYDIYSKLGYWVKKEESSLKEIAEHFLLTGRKRAQEGYKLSEVVYANILARVVLWQYITDEGIVSEGIDLNRAFEFSQRLSYFFDKAIYFITVGFESTHIEEHKLREEGGFFDKVFDTFRIWLIRDIS, from the coding sequence ATGCTCTACAATCGATTCATCCGCGTTATTGAAGACCATGCCGAATCTTTAACCGAACAATGGATTAAAGAAGTTAGGACAAATCCTTCCACGCCCAGCTACGCAAAACTTTCCAAAGAAGACTTGCATGATATGGTCTACGATATTTACAGCAAGTTAGGGTATTGGGTTAAGAAGGAAGAATCTTCGCTCAAAGAGATCGCTGAGCACTTTCTTTTAACCGGAAGAAAACGCGCTCAGGAAGGCTACAAGCTTAGCGAAGTGGTTTATGCAAATATTTTGGCACGCGTTGTGCTTTGGCAATACATCACGGATGAAGGCATTGTGAGCGAAGGCATTGATTTGAACCGAGCATTTGAATTTTCGCAACGGCTCAGCTACTTTTTTGATAAAGCAATTTATTTCATAACGGTTGGCTTTGAATCGACGCACATAGAAGAGCATAAGTTGAGAGAAGAAGGCGGCTTTTTTGACAAAGTGTTTGATACTTTTAGAATTTGGCTCATTCGAGATATTAGTTAA